In Eucalyptus grandis isolate ANBG69807.140 chromosome 4, ASM1654582v1, whole genome shotgun sequence, the following proteins share a genomic window:
- the LOC104441208 gene encoding monothiol glutaredoxin-S15, mitochondrial isoform X2 — protein MARALSNLLLKGITGSPAGGSNRMASASFIQRGMRYSTTVPNDPDMHDDFKPMDKFQDSATSLKDVVEQDVKENPVMIYMKGVPEFPQCGFSSLAVRVLKHYNVPLNARNILENAELKSAVKAFSHWPTFPQIFIKGEFIGGSDIVMNMHQSGELKEKLKDIAANQEKSA, from the exons ATGGCAAGAGCCTTATCGAACCTACTACTCAAGGGCATTACAGGGTCCCCAGCAGGAGGCTCTAATAGAATG GCATCTGCATCGTTTATTCAAAGAGGAATGAGATACTCCACAACTGTACCAAATGACCCTGACATGCATGATGACTTCAAACCTATGGATAAGTTTCAGGACTCTGCCACTTCTCTAAAAGATGTTGTTGAACAG GATGTCAAGGAAAATCCGGTGATGATATACATGAAAGGGGTTCCTGAGTTTCCGCAGTGTGGGTTCAGCTCTCTAGCTGTGAGAGTATTGAAACATTACA ATGTTCCATTAAATGCTAggaatattttggaaaatgcagAGCTGAAAAGTGCTGTGAAAGCTTTCAG CCACTGGCCCACTTTCCCCCAGATATTCATTAAGGGGGAGTTCATTGGAGGTTCTGATATTGTTATGAATATGCACCAG AGTGGAGAGCTGAAGGAGAAGCTCAAGGATATTGCAGCCAACCAGGAAAAGTCTGCTTAA
- the LOC104441208 gene encoding monothiol glutaredoxin-S15, mitochondrial isoform X1, with product MARALSNLLLKGITGSPAGGSNRMQASASFIQRGMRYSTTVPNDPDMHDDFKPMDKFQDSATSLKDVVEQDVKENPVMIYMKGVPEFPQCGFSSLAVRVLKHYNVPLNARNILENAELKSAVKAFSHWPTFPQIFIKGEFIGGSDIVMNMHQSGELKEKLKDIAANQEKSA from the exons ATGGCAAGAGCCTTATCGAACCTACTACTCAAGGGCATTACAGGGTCCCCAGCAGGAGGCTCTAATAGAATG CAGGCATCTGCATCGTTTATTCAAAGAGGAATGAGATACTCCACAACTGTACCAAATGACCCTGACATGCATGATGACTTCAAACCTATGGATAAGTTTCAGGACTCTGCCACTTCTCTAAAAGATGTTGTTGAACAG GATGTCAAGGAAAATCCGGTGATGATATACATGAAAGGGGTTCCTGAGTTTCCGCAGTGTGGGTTCAGCTCTCTAGCTGTGAGAGTATTGAAACATTACA ATGTTCCATTAAATGCTAggaatattttggaaaatgcagAGCTGAAAAGTGCTGTGAAAGCTTTCAG CCACTGGCCCACTTTCCCCCAGATATTCATTAAGGGGGAGTTCATTGGAGGTTCTGATATTGTTATGAATATGCACCAG AGTGGAGAGCTGAAGGAGAAGCTCAAGGATATTGCAGCCAACCAGGAAAAGTCTGCTTAA